In Helianthus annuus cultivar XRQ/B chromosome 9, HanXRQr2.0-SUNRISE, whole genome shotgun sequence, the following are encoded in one genomic region:
- the LOC110878014 gene encoding putative 4-hydroxy-4-methyl-2-oxoglutarate aldolase 2, giving the protein MALVTTAEVCDANPQLLVSGELRALEPVFQIYGRRQVFSGPVVTLRVFEDNVLVREFLEEKGNGRVLVVDGGGSLRCAILGGNPVVQAQNNGWAGIVVNGCIRDVDEINSCDIGVRALASHPVKANKKGHGEKHVPVAFAGTRILDGEFLYADTDGILISNSELSV; this is encoded by the coding sequence ATGGCCTTGGTTACAACTGCTGAAGTATGTGATGCAAACCCGCAACTGCTTGTAAGCGGTGAGCTTCGTGCACTGGAGCCAGTTTTCCAAATATACGGAAGGCGCCAAGTATTCTCTGGTCCAGTCGTCACCCTCCGAGTTTTTGAAGACAACGTTTTGGTGCGAGAATTTCTTGAAGAAAAGGGCAACGGCCGGGTGCtggtggttgatggtggtggaAGCTTGCGCTGCGCCATACTGGGTGGCAATCCTGTAGTGCAAGCTCAGAACAACGGGTGGGCGGGTATTGTGGTCAATGGGTGCATACGCGACGTCGATGAGATCAACAGTTGTGATATCGGGGTTCGTGCACTTGCTTCGCATCCGGTGAAAGCTAATAAGAAAGGACATGGTGAGAAACATGTTCCAGTTGCATTTGCTGGGACTAGAATCTTGGATGGTGAATTTCTTTATGCAGATACAGATGGGATTTTGATCTCTAATTCAGAGTTATCTGTCTGA